A genome region from Carya illinoinensis cultivar Pawnee chromosome 2, C.illinoinensisPawnee_v1, whole genome shotgun sequence includes the following:
- the LOC122300392 gene encoding 26S proteasome non-ATPase regulatory subunit 14 homolog — translation MSGMERLQRMFAGASGALGHPPPDSPTLDSSEQVYISSLALLKMLKHGRAGVPMEVMGLMLGEFVDEYTVRVVDVFAMPQSGTGVSVEAVDHVFQTNMLDMLKQTGRPEMVVGWYHSHPGFGCWLSGVDINTQQSFEALNQRAVAVVVDPIQSVKGKVVIDAFRLINPQTMMLGQEPRQTTSNLGHLNKPSIQALIHGLNRHYYSIAINYRKNELEEKMLLNLHKKKWTDGLTLKRFDTHSKTNEQTVQEMLNLAIKYNKAVQEEDELPPEKLAIANVGRQDAKKHLEEHVSNLMSSNIIQTLGTMLDTVVF, via the exons ATGTCGGGCATGGAGAGGTTGCAGCGAATGTTCGCCGGTGCCAGTGGCGCTTTGGGTCACCCCCCGCCGGATTCTCCTACCCTCGATTCGTCTGAGCAGGTCTATATTTCTTCCCTCGCCCTCCTCAAAATGCTCAAGCACG GAAGAGCTGGGGTTCCCATGGAGGTCATGGGCTTGATGCTGGGGGAGTTTGTGGACGAGTATACTGTTCGTGTTGTGGATGTCTTCGCAATGCCACAAAGCGGTACTGGGGTTAGTGTCGAGGCCGTGGATCATGTCTTCCAGACTAACATGCTTGATATGCTTAAACAGACTGGACG ACCAGAGATGGTTGTTGGGTGGTACCATTCACATCCTGGATTTGGATGTTGGCTCTCAGGAGTGGACATAAACACACAGCAG AGTTTTGAAGCTTTAAATCAACGTGCTGTGGCTGTGGTTGTGGACCCAATTCAGAGTGTAAAAGGGAAAGTGGTGATTGATGCATTTCGTTTGATTAACCCACAAACCATGATGCTTGGCCAGGAACCGCGGCAGACAACATCTAACCTTGGGCATCTTAATAAACCATCCATTCAA GCATTGATCCACGGGTTAAATCGGCATTATTACTCTATAGCAATTAATTACAGGAAAAATGAACTTGAGGAGAAGATGTTGCTTAACCTTCATAAGAAGAAATGGACTGATGGCTTGACACTTAAGCGATTTGATACTCATTCTAAAACTAATGAGCAGACTGTTCAG GAGATGCTGAACTTAGCTATTAAATACAACAAGGCAGTGCAGGAGGAAGATGAGTTGCCACCAGAAAAGCTTGCAATAGCAAACGTGGGCAGACAGGATGCAAAGAAGCACCTTGAAGAGCATGTCTCCAACTTGATGTCGTCAAATATAATCCAAACCCTGGGAACCATGCTTGATACAGTTGTGTTCTAG
- the LOC122300396 gene encoding major allergen Pru ar 1-like, producing the protein MGVIKINHSFATQVTPDRMFKALILDSHNICPKLMFSSIKSIEFVEGQGEAGSIKQINFTEASPFKYVRHRIDAIDEEKFTCKHTLIEGDALMDKLEYITYEVKFEGYGRGGCICKLSSEYKAKEGVEIKEEDIELGKDRAIGMYEVVEAYLLAHPRAYT; encoded by the exons ATGGGTGTCATCAAAATCAACCATTCTTTTGCAACTCAGGTTACTCCGGACAGGATGTTCAAGGCCTTGATCCTGGACTCCCACAACATCTGCCCCAAGCTCATGTTCTCATCCATAAAGAGTATTGAATTTGTTGAAGGCCAGGGAGAGGCTGGGAGCATCAAACAGATCAATTTCACTGAAG CAAGTCCTTTCAAATATGTGAGGCACAGGATTGATGCAATTGATGAGGAGAAGTTCACATGCAAGCACACTTTGATCGAAGGCGATGCTTTAATGGACAAGCTTGAATATATTACCTATGAGGTGAAGTTTGAGGGATATGGCAGAGGAGGATGTATCTGTAAGTTGAGCAGTGAATACAAAGCAAAAGAAGGTGTAGAGATCAAAGAAGAGGATATTGAGCTTGGAAAGGACAGAGCCATAGGGATGTACGAAGTTGTGGAGGCCTACCTCTTGGCGCACCCTCGTGCCTATACTTAA